From Anaerolineae bacterium, the proteins below share one genomic window:
- a CDS encoding thioesterase family protein, which yields MDFTLSPGLKAEVRRKVTPEITARHLGSGNVEVLATPAMIALMEQAAVQAVDPLLPEGQKTVGVAVDIRHIAPTPVGMEVRATAELLEIDGRKLLFRVEAYDEKEKVGEGFHRRVIVDIEQFAARISNKGGSK from the coding sequence ATGGATTTCACACTTTCTCCAGGCCTTAAAGCTGAGGTGCGGCGCAAAGTAACCCCTGAAATTACGGCACGCCACCTGGGAAGCGGCAATGTGGAAGTTCTGGCTACTCCTGCTATGATTGCCCTCATGGAGCAGGCAGCCGTTCAGGCAGTAGACCCCCTTCTACCCGAAGGCCAAAAAACCGTGGGGGTAGCTGTGGATATAAGGCACATAGCCCCTACACCGGTAGGGATGGAGGTCCGGGCTACGGCTGAGCTTTTAGAAATCGATGGCCGTAAGCTTCTGTTCAGGGTTGAGGCCTACGATGAGAAAGAGAAGGTGGGCGAGGGTTTTCACCGTAGAGTTATCGTTGACATTGAACAGTTCGCTGCCAGGATTTCAAACAAGGGAGGGAGCAAATGA